The genomic region CGGGCCATAACCGCTGCCGGCGCGGTGGCCCTGTGCCTTACAGCGGTCGGCCTCTACATGTCGCTCACCGCGCCGGATGAGGAGACCCAGGGAGAAGCCGCCCGGCTGCTGTTCGTCCACGTCCCGTCCGCGATCACCGCCTACATCGCTCTCGGCGCCGGCCTGGTGATGGCGGTCTGGTACCTGATCCGCCGCTCCCCGGCGGCTGACCTGGTGTCGGCCGCCGCTATCGAGGTCGGCGTGCTGTTCACGGCCATCACCCTGCTCACCGGCATGATCTGGGGCCGCTTCGTCTGGGGGGTTTGGTGGGACTGGGGAGACGCCCGGATGGTGTCCACCGCCGTGCTGTTCTTCTTCTACCTGGGCTACCTGGCACTGCGCCGGTCGATCACGGACCCTCGGGTGCGG from bacterium harbors:
- the ccsA gene encoding cytochrome c biogenesis protein CcsA — protein: MTHEAATLHPRSRAITAAGAVALCLTAVGLYMSLTAPDEETQGEAARLLFVHVPSAITAYIALGAGLVMAVWYLIRRSPAADLVSAAAIEVGVLFTAITLLTGMIWGRFVWGVWWDWGDARMVSTAVLFFFYLGYLALRRSITDPRVRAVRCAVLGIVGFVQVPIVHYSVLWFRTLHQGPSIIRPDLANSTMDAAFVAPLGVVLAAFVAALAHLVTIRARIARLEAAVAGSAAASQPVGASVGPPSGLSV